A region of Scleropages formosus chromosome 2, fSclFor1.1, whole genome shotgun sequence DNA encodes the following proteins:
- the ifrd1 gene encoding interferon-related developmental regulator 1, whose amino-acid sequence MPRSKKRSKRGGQHVAVQPFSDEDVSVETLSHCSSFSDGASVPDEGETGDDATQEDLHYKLQEYIDGTMDKSAKTRQSALDSLKTALATKILYDFILERRMTITDGIERCLKKGKGDEQRAAASLACLLCIQLGSGLESEELFKSLKPIFRNILTDGTANVQARQACAASLGICSLIAENDTLDVYATMECLESLFSKSYTRDDGTRVALSPQTTVLHTQALLAWALLLTICSGTEVRRLLNKHLPKLPSLLECDDVNMRIAAGETIALLFELARDLDAEFEYENLGMLCAMLSSLATDCNKHRAKTDKRKQRSVFRDVLRAVEEGDFQTETIRFGTERMYINSWVRKRMYDTFREYVGSGMNYHLQANEFIRDVFQLGPPLMVDSAALKAMKFSRFERHLYNAAVFKARTKARNKFRDKRIDVGEF is encoded by the exons ATGCCACGGTCGAAGAAAAGAAGTAAGCGAG GTGGCCAGCATGTTGCTGTGCAGCCATTCAGCGACGAGGACGTCTCCGTGGAAACGCTCAGCCACTGCAGCAGTTTCAGTGATGGGGCTAGCGTGCCGGACGAAG GGGAGACCGGAGATGATGCAACCCAAGAGGATTTACACTACAAGCTGCAGGAATACATAGATGGCACAATGGACAAAAG TGCTAAAACCAGGCAGAGTGCTCTGGACAGCCTGAAGACTGCTTTGGCAACGAAGATCTTGTATGATTTtatactggagaggagaatgaCCATCACTGACGGCATAGAACGTTGCTTAAAGAAAG GCAAGGGGGACGAGCAACGAGCCGCTGCCTCCTTGGCCTGCCTCCTGTGCATCCAGCTGGGCTCTGGCTTGGAGAGTGAGGAGCTGTTCAAGTCGCTCAAgcccattttcaggaacatcCTCACTGACGGGACTGCCAACGTTCAGGCCAGACAAGCG TGTGCAGCAAGTTTGGGCATCTGCAGTTTGATTGCTGAAAATGATACATTG GATGTGTACGCCACTATGGAATGCCTGGAGAGCCTCTTCAGCAAGTCCTACACAAGGGATGATGGGACACGTGTAGCGCTCAGCCCCCAAACTACCGTGCTTCACACTCAAGCCCTGCTGGCTTGGGCGCTGCTGCTGACCATCTGCTCTGGCACTGAAGTCAGGAGACTTCTGAACAA ACACTTGCCGAAGCTTCCCAGTCTGCTTGAGTGTGACGATGTGAATATGAGAATCGCTGCCGGGGAGACCATCGCCCTGCTCTTTGAGTTGGCCAGGGACTTGGACGCT GAGTTTGAGTATGAGAACCTGGGGATGCTGTGTGCCATGCTAAGCTCTCTGGCCACTGACTGCAACAAGCATCGAGCCAAAACAGACAAGAGGAAGCAGAGGTCTGTTTTCAGGGATGTACTGAGGGCTGTTGAG GAGGGAGACTTCCAGACAGAGACAATCCGTTTTGGCACAGAACGCATGTACATCAACAGCTGGGTGAGGAAGAGGATGTACGACACATTCCGGGAATATGTCGGGTCGGGAATGAACTATCACCTGCAG GCGAACGAATTCATACGTGATGTATTTCAGCTTGGCCCACCATTGATGGTTGATTCAGCTGCACTGAAGGCCATGAAATTCTCCCGCTTTGAAAGG CACCTGTACAACGCAGCTGTGTTCAAAGCTCGGACAAAAGCCAGGAACAAGTTCCGTGACAAGAGGATTGATGTTGGGGAGttctaa